From one Mytilus galloprovincialis chromosome 13, xbMytGall1.hap1.1, whole genome shotgun sequence genomic stretch:
- the LOC143056529 gene encoding uncharacterized protein LOC143056529, protein MLTEQLTNRQDLVQSLDSDAILDYLLQHGVLDDATCNSILQENNREQRNTALLHHLELIGSSAIGLFINALRQSGQLTLASSLDKHRIKPCYGKGYLEKQRHKGQITLNIQVDAIKAVFPKWEEGDSFEEKHGDTPEKERKLSCFDGLLRTPRRMHKSYADMTLIDDPENFMSPKSRKKLDYSYESEQDSDDEQRKGFCFCLCGPRKKKRRKSPNKTQQKYVNRRNDRSANDELLMKVLKQPHSSQTPITSTPSSQNIYTDYRLVKSEIKQETSAKTSEKTRTKSPLRDISNERRGDSKNRTDSPYKNKHDAGGLPKIQSKTNMTNSHVKKSDNKENSSPSMRKSGYKGSVQNSNANISCDSLKLENLEPIEHCVMWKKRGPTFDGYEQKFYDILKTKPHLEIVKYFEQIRGTLVLHIYTENGLIIGTISMTIAQLKSLKKEIDNGQILCLLEKWLLSEQINNDIGVSEMKLKIVTDDNEFELAYDELQ, encoded by the exons ATGCTAACAGAACAACTGACCAATCGACAGGACCTTGTTCAATCTTTAGATTCAGATGCAATCCTTGATTATTTGTTACAACATGGCGTTCTAGATGATGCTACCTGTAACAGCATCTTACAGGAAAATAACCGGGAACAGAGGAACACAGCTTTGTTACATCACTTGGAGTTAATAGGAAGTTCTGCCATTGGTTTGTTTATCAATGCATTACGCCAATCAGGACAGCTGACTCTTGCCAGCTCTCTAGATAAACATAGAATTAAACCATGCTATGGCAAAG GTTATTTGGAGAAACAAAGGCACAAAGGGCAGATAACTCTTAATATACAGGTGGATGCTATAAAGGCTGTTTTTCCTAAATGGGAGGAGGGAGATTCCTTTGAGGAGAAACATGGAGATACTCCAGAAAAGGAGAGGAAACTCTCCTGTTTTGATGGATTATTACGTACGCCAAGGCGAATGCATAAATCCTATGCTGACATGACATTAATCGACGATCCAGAAAACTTTATGTCGCCTAAAAGTCGTAAAAAGTTAGATTACTCTTATGAAAGTGAACAGGACTCTGATGATGAACAACGTAAGGGATTCTGTTTTTGTCTCTGTGGTCCTCGCAAAAAGAAGAGACGGAAATCgccaaacaaaacacaacaaaaatatgtCAACAGAAGGAATGATCGTAGCGCTAATGATGAACTTCTCATGAAAGTTTTGAAACAACCACATTCTTCGCAAACACCAATTACATCGACTCCTagtagtcaaaatatttatactgATTACCGTCTGGTTAAGTCTGAAATTAAACAGGAAACCAGTGCTAAAACATCTGAAAAGACAAGAACTAAATCTCCATTAAGggatatatcaaatgaaaggagAGGTGATTCTAAAAATAGAACCGATTCtccttataaaaataaacatgatgctGGAGGATTACCCAAAATTCAAAgcaaaacaaacatgacaaacagtCATGTGAAGAAAAGTGACAATAAAGAAAATTCATCTCCATCAATGAGGAAATCGGGATATAAGGGATCAGTACAGAACTCTAATGCTAATATTTCATGTGATTCTTTAAAGTTAGAAAACTTAGAACCAATTGAACATTGTGTCATGTGGAAAAAAAGGGGACCAACTTTCGATGGCTATGAACAAAAGTTTTATGATATTCTTAAAACAAAACCTCATTTAGAaatagttaaatattttgaacaaatacGCGGCACATTGGTGCTTCATATTTATACAGAAAATGGTTTAATTATTGGAACAATCTCTATGACTATTGCACAGCTTAAGTcattgaaaaaagaaatagataatgGTCAAATTTTATGTCTGTTAGAGAAGTGGTTGCTTTCTGAACAGATTAACAATGATATAGGTGTGAgtgaaatgaaattgaaaattgtgaCAGATGATAACGAGTTTGAGTTGGCTTACGATGAATTACAGTAA